One part of the Tissierellales bacterium genome encodes these proteins:
- the leuS gene encoding leucine--tRNA ligase: MTKYNPKVLEKKWQQVWEESKVFETSDDKSKPKFFALIEFPYPSGDGLHVGHPRPYTALDVVARKRRLEGYNVLFPMGWDAFGLPAENYAIQNKIHPKYVTERNVNRFREQLKSIGFSFNWDREINTTDPEYYKWTQWIFLKMFEKGLAYKQEMPINWCTSCKVGLANEEVVGGECERCGGKVVRKVKNQWMLKITEYADRLINDLETVDYIDRIKTQQINWIGRSEGMEVDFKIEGEEDSLKVFTTRPDTLFGATYMVISVEHPLIEKYKDKIENMKELNEYKEMALKKSDFERTELNKGKTGVEIQGLKAINPVNGKEIPIWISDYVLMSYGTGAIMAVPAHDDRDWEFARKFDLPIVEVVKGGDIEKEAYTDTETGALVNSDFLNGLEVEEAIEKINNWLEDKELGVKKTNYKLRDWIFSRQRYWGEPIPLIHCNDCGWVPIPEEELPLMLPEVENYEPSHTGESPLANMEEWVNTTCPKCGKPARRETDTMPQWAGSSWYFLRYTDPHNTEELASKEAIDYWMPVDWYNGGMEHTTLHLLYSRFWHKFLYDIGVVNTLEPYSKRTAHGMILGENNEKMSKSRGNVINPDDIVNEYGADTLRTYELFIGDFEKSVPWLESGVKGCRRYLERVWNIQDIVVEGDSYSEDMEVSINKTIKKVTEDYETLKYNTAIAALMTLLNDFNDKGKINKAELRTYLILLNPVAPHITEGIWTNMELGGMLHEQIWPKYDEDKLVEETIEMPVQVNGKVRGKVVTGLDDSQEAVKEKALEDEGIKKHLENKTIVKEIFIPGKIYNIVVK; encoded by the coding sequence ATGACTAAGTATAATCCAAAGGTTTTAGAGAAAAAATGGCAACAAGTTTGGGAAGAAAGTAAGGTTTTTGAAACTAGTGATGATAAATCTAAACCTAAATTTTTTGCTTTAATTGAATTTCCATATCCATCTGGAGATGGGCTTCATGTAGGTCATCCTAGACCTTATACTGCTTTAGATGTTGTGGCAAGGAAGAGAAGACTAGAAGGTTATAATGTTCTTTTCCCTATGGGATGGGATGCTTTTGGTTTACCAGCAGAAAATTATGCTATACAAAATAAGATTCACCCTAAGTATGTAACTGAAAGAAATGTAAATAGATTTAGAGAACAATTAAAATCTATAGGTTTTTCTTTTAACTGGGATAGGGAAATAAATACTACAGATCCTGAATATTATAAATGGACTCAATGGATATTTTTAAAAATGTTTGAAAAAGGTCTTGCTTATAAACAAGAAATGCCTATAAATTGGTGTACTTCTTGTAAAGTTGGCTTAGCAAATGAAGAAGTAGTTGGTGGAGAATGTGAACGTTGTGGTGGAAAAGTAGTAAGGAAAGTAAAAAATCAATGGATGTTAAAAATTACTGAATATGCAGATAGATTAATAAATGACTTAGAAACTGTAGATTATATTGATAGAATAAAAACTCAACAAATAAATTGGATTGGTAGATCTGAAGGTATGGAAGTAGATTTTAAAATTGAAGGTGAAGAGGATTCACTAAAAGTATTTACAACTCGTCCAGATACATTATTTGGTGCAACTTATATGGTTATTTCCGTAGAGCATCCGCTAATTGAAAAATATAAAGACAAAATAGAAAATATGAAAGAGTTAAATGAATATAAAGAAATGGCTCTTAAAAAATCAGATTTTGAAAGAACTGAGTTAAATAAAGGTAAGACTGGTGTAGAAATTCAAGGGTTAAAAGCAATTAATCCTGTTAATGGTAAAGAAATACCTATATGGATTTCTGATTATGTATTAATGAGTTATGGAACAGGAGCTATAATGGCAGTACCAGCCCATGATGATAGAGACTGGGAATTTGCAAGAAAGTTTGATTTACCAATTGTAGAGGTAGTTAAAGGTGGGGATATTGAAAAAGAAGCATATACTGATACAGAAACTGGTGCTTTAGTTAACTCTGATTTTTTAAACGGATTAGAAGTAGAAGAAGCTATTGAAAAAATCAATAATTGGCTAGAAGATAAAGAACTAGGTGTAAAGAAGACTAATTATAAATTACGAGACTGGATATTTTCACGTCAAAGATATTGGGGAGAGCCAATTCCTTTAATACATTGTAACGATTGTGGCTGGGTTCCTATACCTGAAGAAGAATTACCTTTAATGCTTCCAGAAGTAGAAAATTATGAGCCTAGTCATACTGGTGAATCACCTTTAGCAAATATGGAAGAATGGGTTAATACTACTTGCCCAAAATGTGGAAAACCTGCAAGGCGTGAAACTGATACAATGCCACAATGGGCTGGATCCTCCTGGTATTTCTTAAGATATACGGATCCACATAATACTGAAGAGTTAGCTAGCAAGGAAGCGATTGATTACTGGATGCCAGTAGACTGGTATAATGGTGGTATGGAACATACTACATTACACTTACTATATTCTAGATTCTGGCATAAATTCTTATATGATATTGGTGTAGTTAATACTCTTGAACCTTATAGTAAAAGAACTGCTCATGGTATGATATTAGGTGAAAACAATGAAAAAATGTCTAAATCCAGAGGAAATGTAATTAATCCTGATGATATTGTTAATGAATATGGGGCAGATACCTTAAGAACCTATGAATTATTCATAGGAGATTTTGAAAAAAGTGTTCCTTGGTTGGAAAGTGGAGTTAAAGGCTGTAGAAGGTATTTAGAAAGAGTATGGAATATTCAAGATATTGTTGTAGAAGGAGATTCCTACTCAGAAGATATGGAAGTATCTATTAATAAAACTATAAAAAAAGTTACAGAGGATTATGAAACATTAAAATATAATACAGCAATAGCTGCATTGATGACTTTACTAAATGATTTCAATGATAAGGGAAAAATAAATAAAGCTGAACTTAGAACATATTTAATTCTATTAAATCCAGTGGCCCCCCATATAACAGAAGGGATCTGGACGAATATGGAACTTGGTGGAATGCTTCATGAACAAATCTGGCCAAAGTATGATGAAGATAAACTGGTAGAAGAAACAATAGAAATGCCAGTACAAGTAAACGGCAAGGTAAGAGGGAAAGTAGTTACAGGGTTAGATGATTCACAAGAAGCTGTTAAGGAAAAGGCTCTAGAAGATGAAGGCATAAAGAAACACCTTGAAAATAAGACAATTGTAAAAGAAATCTTTATACCTGGCAAAATATATAATATAGTGGTAAAATAG